Proteins encoded by one window of Agarivorans sp. Alg241-V36:
- a CDS encoding BatD family protein — protein sequence MSTLFRNTRLISHLGTAIAFSMVLMASLNAKASITTDDPLSVTPSQQLSTVNTQYHARWALGNETLTERQRHTVFLELLSDTAITDVINVDDVSAKDLFFEQTTTFWQYTRPIENGKRVEQAALKLELFPAKPGEFTLPSINITLGRGDNKIYIPTQPLKITVNALPEAAKGKIASPKVTANQTVSDVEITEGGAVTRSIFLNVTDLPGQFISELPFLNQIEGVEIRTGNSQTTTQSFRADMTGTRSTDIHYRFVNKGQYTLPELSFQWWNTTKNKVEEISLPAIKVMVNSAPPLPLDQRIDLWTSNVKQWLVGQRKNLILGLLLLIGLWRLRFKFSCLWKAFNVQIQTAIHSSSVKRLITLFWVAIGTKKRSRRALYQWLSHRGIYDLNHYPTLKNGVHTNKQGHWRLKRSMVVWVLTNEIRQEWRAKYRLKPINSA from the coding sequence ATGAGCACGTTATTTCGCAATACACGCCTCATCAGTCATTTAGGTACCGCCATTGCATTTAGCATGGTACTCATGGCAAGTTTAAATGCGAAAGCATCAATCACTACAGATGATCCTCTCTCTGTTACCCCCTCACAGCAACTAAGCACCGTGAACACACAGTATCATGCCCGCTGGGCGCTGGGTAACGAGACCTTAACAGAGAGGCAACGTCATACCGTTTTCCTTGAGCTTTTGAGTGATACAGCGATTACTGACGTTATCAACGTTGACGATGTTTCAGCCAAAGATCTCTTTTTTGAGCAAACCACTACATTTTGGCAATACACCAGACCTATAGAAAATGGCAAACGTGTTGAACAAGCGGCATTAAAGTTAGAGCTATTTCCAGCCAAACCTGGAGAATTCACTTTACCAAGTATCAACATCACCCTTGGCCGTGGTGACAACAAAATATATATTCCGACACAGCCCTTAAAGATAACGGTTAACGCACTTCCTGAGGCGGCAAAGGGTAAGATTGCCTCTCCTAAGGTCACGGCAAACCAAACGGTTAGTGACGTAGAGATTACCGAAGGCGGCGCGGTAACCCGTTCTATCTTTCTCAATGTTACTGATCTACCAGGGCAATTTATTTCAGAGCTACCGTTTCTAAACCAAATTGAAGGTGTAGAAATTCGCACAGGTAATAGCCAGACAACAACCCAATCATTCCGCGCGGATATGACGGGAACACGCAGCACTGATATTCACTATCGTTTTGTTAACAAAGGGCAATACACCCTGCCCGAGCTGTCATTCCAGTGGTGGAACACAACAAAGAATAAAGTTGAAGAAATTTCGCTGCCAGCCATTAAGGTGATGGTCAACTCTGCACCACCTTTGCCTTTGGATCAGCGCATTGATCTATGGACTTCAAATGTAAAACAATGGCTGGTAGGACAACGTAAAAACCTCATTTTAGGCTTGTTACTTTTGATTGGCTTATGGCGTTTACGTTTTAAGTTTTCTTGCTTATGGAAGGCGTTTAACGTGCAGATTCAAACTGCAATTCACTCTTCTTCTGTAAAACGCTTAATAACTCTTTTTTGGGTTGCTATTGGTACAAAAAAACGTTCACGCCGAGCACTCTATCAATGGTTGTCACATCGTGGCATTTATGACCTAAACCATTATCCGACGCTGAAAAACGGCGTCCACACCAACAAACAAGGTCACTGGCGGTTAAAGCGCAGCATGGTGGTATGGGTGTTAACGAATGAAATAAGACAAGAGTGGCGTGCGAAGTACCGATTGAAACCAATCAATTCCGCGTAA
- a CDS encoding anaerobic sulfatase maturase: protein MTSPHPFHLLVKPVGSKCNLDCHYCYYLRKEERYQPGATMQMSDALLETYVQQYIAAQPKHIKFVDFSWQGGEPALRGLEFYEKAVELQKKHARSGMTISNTFQSNGTLINEKWAKFFKKNNFLIGLSIDGDEFNHNSGRPDVKGNGSYSRVIRGLRLLQKHKVQFNTLTVVHNENAHLGKQTYQTLKELGSNVIQFQPCVEHSLDRRGDKDWSLTAHQWGHFLCDVFDEWRKKDVGKVHIQFFENTLGILAGQPSQMCFHSESCGQQMMLEHDGSIYSCDHYSYENHQVGDIESVDLSAVASSQKQVDFGLNKWKSLPKQCRECHFRPMCNGGCPKERTSYTADLEPGLNHLCFGYKKFFVHAMPYFAAMLEAIQLGHPASVYPIFVKQITA from the coding sequence ATGACATCACCACACCCATTCCACCTATTGGTTAAGCCTGTTGGCTCAAAGTGTAACTTAGATTGTCACTACTGTTACTACTTGAGAAAAGAGGAGCGTTATCAGCCAGGGGCGACAATGCAGATGTCTGACGCTCTATTAGAAACCTATGTCCAGCAATACATTGCAGCTCAGCCAAAACACATTAAATTTGTCGATTTCAGTTGGCAAGGTGGTGAGCCTGCGTTACGCGGTCTTGAGTTTTACGAAAAAGCGGTAGAACTACAGAAAAAACACGCTCGTTCAGGTATGACGATCTCTAACACTTTCCAAAGCAATGGCACTCTAATCAATGAGAAATGGGCGAAATTCTTCAAAAAGAATAACTTTTTAATTGGCCTTAGCATCGATGGGGATGAATTTAACCATAATTCAGGCCGACCAGACGTTAAAGGAAATGGCAGTTACTCACGAGTGATACGTGGCCTGAGACTACTGCAAAAACATAAAGTTCAGTTCAATACCCTGACCGTTGTTCATAACGAAAATGCGCACCTTGGTAAGCAAACTTATCAGACACTAAAAGAACTCGGATCTAACGTTATTCAGTTTCAGCCCTGTGTAGAGCACTCCCTTGATCGTCGTGGTGATAAAGATTGGTCTTTAACTGCGCATCAGTGGGGGCACTTTTTGTGTGATGTGTTCGATGAGTGGCGAAAAAAAGACGTGGGAAAGGTACACATTCAGTTTTTCGAAAATACGCTCGGTATTCTTGCAGGTCAACCAAGTCAGATGTGTTTCCATTCTGAGAGTTGTGGTCAACAAATGATGCTGGAACATGATGGCAGCATCTATTCGTGTGATCACTATAGCTACGAGAACCATCAAGTCGGCGATATCGAATCGGTAGATTTAAGCGCTGTGGCTTCTTCTCAAAAGCAAGTTGATTTTGGTTTAAACAAATGGAAGTCACTACCCAAACAGTGTCGAGAGTGCCATTTCAGGCCGATGTGTAATGGCGGTTGCCCAAAAGAGCGCACTTCTTATACCGCAGACCTTGAACCAGGTTTAAACCACCTATGTTTTGGATACAAAAAATTCTTTGTGCACGCCATGCCATACTTTGCAGCTATGTTAGAGGCAATCCAGTTAGGTCACCCTGCTTCTGTTTATCCCATATTCGTAAAGCAGATTACGGCGTAG
- a CDS encoding arylsulfatase, with product MKPISKSLLKKTMLSTALATVAAAPAMAKNTSEKPNILVIMADDIGWSNTSAYNLGMMGYTTPNIDRIANEGMLFTDHYGQPSSTAGRAAFLTGQLPVRTGLLNVGLPGSPVGIHQDDPTLAEVLKEQGYFNVQLGKNHLGDREHMMPHRRGFDFFYGNLYHLNAEEEPEHPDYPQDPAFFERFGPRGIVTGTADGPTESAGPLTKKRMETIDRELTDMALDYLDDFAKTDDPFFMWYNPSRMHVWTHLSEEWQGKTGYGLYADGMAELDHYVGELLDKLEETGQRDNTVVIFTTDNGAEKMSWPDGGNTPFKGEKGLTSEGGVRVPFMVSWPGHIPEGARNNGIQSHEDLFTTLATIAGVKDVQESFKTKHDVYIDGYDHTNAWFKNEDTERNEIFYFAETGNLEAVRVGKIKATFIHPTEESWFAPRLASTWPELVDLRADPYEEAPEHSGLYLRWYAERMFHFVPVQVEVAGLLQTFNEFPLRQEPTAFNLERVLSTLPYREE from the coding sequence ATGAAACCCATTTCTAAAAGCTTACTAAAAAAAACCATGCTAAGCACTGCTTTAGCGACCGTTGCTGCGGCACCAGCAATGGCAAAAAACACCTCTGAAAAACCAAATATATTAGTCATTATGGCGGACGACATCGGTTGGTCAAACACATCTGCCTACAACCTAGGCATGATGGGCTACACAACGCCAAACATCGACCGCATCGCCAATGAAGGCATGCTTTTCACTGACCACTATGGCCAACCAAGCTCAACTGCTGGTCGTGCTGCATTCCTAACTGGCCAACTTCCTGTTCGCACAGGACTTCTGAATGTTGGTCTACCTGGTTCTCCAGTCGGTATTCACCAAGATGATCCTACATTAGCTGAAGTTCTTAAAGAGCAAGGTTACTTCAACGTACAGCTTGGTAAAAACCACCTAGGTGACCGTGAGCACATGATGCCTCACCGTCGCGGTTTTGATTTCTTCTACGGTAACCTTTACCACCTAAACGCTGAAGAAGAGCCAGAGCATCCAGATTACCCACAAGATCCAGCGTTTTTCGAGCGCTTCGGTCCTCGTGGTATTGTAACTGGTACAGCCGATGGCCCTACTGAGTCGGCAGGCCCTTTAACTAAGAAGCGAATGGAAACGATTGACCGTGAGCTTACAGACATGGCGCTAGATTACCTAGACGACTTCGCGAAGACAGATGACCCATTCTTCATGTGGTATAACCCTTCTCGCATGCACGTATGGACTCACCTAAGCGAAGAGTGGCAAGGCAAAACTGGCTATGGTTTATACGCAGATGGTATGGCTGAGCTAGACCACTACGTGGGTGAACTTCTCGATAAGTTAGAAGAGACAGGTCAACGTGACAACACTGTCGTTATCTTCACTACCGATAACGGTGCCGAGAAAATGTCTTGGCCGGATGGCGGCAACACACCATTTAAAGGCGAGAAAGGTCTAACTTCGGAAGGTGGTGTACGTGTGCCATTCATGGTTAGCTGGCCAGGTCACATCCCTGAAGGTGCTCGTAACAACGGTATCCAGTCTCACGAAGACTTGTTCACTACTCTAGCAACAATTGCTGGTGTTAAAGATGTTCAAGAGTCGTTCAAGACTAAACATGACGTTTACATAGATGGCTACGACCATACTAATGCGTGGTTCAAAAACGAAGACACTGAGCGTAACGAAATTTTCTACTTTGCTGAAACAGGTAACCTAGAGGCGGTTCGCGTTGGTAAGATCAAAGCAACATTTATCCACCCGACAGAAGAGAGCTGGTTCGCTCCACGTCTAGCCTCTACCTGGCCAGAACTGGTTGACCTACGTGCGGACCCATATGAGGAAGCGCCAGAACACTCAGGTCTATACCTACGTTGGTACGCAGAACGTATGTTCCATTTCGTTCCAGTCCAAGTTGAAGTAGCAGGCCTACTCCAGACGTTTAACGAATTCCCACTTCGTCAGGAGCCAACTGCATTCAACCTAGAGCGTGTACTCTCTACGCTACCTTACCGCGAGGAATAA
- a CDS encoding MoxR family ATPase, producing MSAQRDSFITLQEKINLRVLGQEKSVEQLVIALLANGHVLLQGLPGLAKTRSVSVMANQLDSDLNRIQFTPDMLPADITGSEVYESNTQSLTFKKGPVFTHLLLADEINRAPAKVQSALLEAMAENQVSIAGETHPLPELFMVLATQNPVEQEGTYPLPEAQMDRFLMQILIDYPSKNAEKNMLKLLRIENQDSNDSEPLMTIEQVLEARRQIDKIHVAEHVDQYIVDLIDTTRYPEKCDEQLSQWIELGASPRATIALDKCSRAHAWLNSQDYVTPDNVRAVAHSVLRHRLVLSFSSQNQGVDAEQVIDQLLNSVAFS from the coding sequence ATGAGCGCACAACGAGACAGCTTTATTACGTTACAAGAGAAGATTAACTTACGCGTGCTTGGGCAGGAGAAGTCTGTTGAGCAGTTAGTGATAGCTTTGCTTGCCAACGGCCATGTTCTTCTCCAAGGTTTACCTGGTCTTGCTAAGACTCGCAGCGTAAGCGTAATGGCCAACCAATTAGATTCCGATCTCAACCGTATTCAGTTCACACCAGATATGCTTCCTGCTGACATTACAGGTAGCGAAGTTTACGAAAGCAACACGCAATCTCTCACGTTTAAAAAAGGCCCAGTATTTACGCACCTTTTACTGGCCGATGAAATCAACCGTGCGCCGGCTAAAGTGCAATCAGCACTGCTTGAAGCGATGGCAGAAAACCAAGTTTCCATAGCAGGCGAAACACACCCATTACCCGAACTCTTCATGGTTCTCGCCACACAAAACCCGGTGGAACAAGAAGGAACCTACCCTCTACCTGAAGCGCAGATGGATCGTTTCTTAATGCAGATCTTGATTGATTATCCAAGCAAAAACGCCGAGAAGAACATGCTTAAACTGTTGCGCATTGAGAACCAAGACTCCAACGACAGCGAACCGCTCATGACCATCGAACAAGTGTTAGAGGCTCGTCGTCAGATTGACAAGATTCATGTCGCAGAACATGTAGACCAGTACATTGTCGATCTTATCGATACGACACGCTACCCAGAAAAATGTGATGAACAGCTTAGCCAGTGGATTGAGTTAGGGGCTAGCCCTCGTGCCACCATTGCATTAGACAAATGTTCGCGTGCTCACGCATGGTTAAACAGCCAAGATTACGTGACACCAGACAACGTAAGAGCGGTGGCCCACTCAGTACTTCGCCACCGTCTAGTTTTGAGTTTTTCGTCTCAAAATCAAGGGGTAGATGCTGAGCAAGTCATCGATCAACTTCTAAATAGCGTTGCATTTTCTTAA
- a CDS encoding DUF4381 domain-containing protein yields the protein MSNSTQGQIVEFGSHLVKRAEWISPPQAISWFPQTLMWQLIGLATITVVFGYIAHRYHQYLKRTYLREAWALFQQYEYEQNIAAIAHLMKQLAHQRWPKSNVGTMTNQEFAQFICQSSATTLHSVQVSQLMESSYRASPNLTAGDRQAIKQWFKEVTC from the coding sequence ATGAGCAATTCTACTCAAGGCCAAATTGTCGAATTTGGTAGTCACCTAGTAAAACGGGCTGAATGGATTTCTCCGCCTCAAGCTATTTCATGGTTTCCACAAACGCTGATGTGGCAGCTCATTGGACTCGCCACCATCACCGTGGTATTTGGCTATATTGCTCATCGCTATCACCAGTATCTTAAACGCACCTACTTACGCGAAGCTTGGGCGCTGTTTCAACAATACGAATATGAACAGAACATTGCCGCCATCGCGCATTTAATGAAGCAGTTGGCACATCAACGCTGGCCTAAATCCAATGTCGGCACAATGACTAACCAGGAGTTTGCTCAATTCATATGTCAAAGCAGCGCGACCACTTTGCATTCAGTACAGGTATCTCAATTAATGGAGAGCAGCTATCGCGCATCGCCTAATCTCACTGCCGGAGATAGGCAAGCGATCAAACAGTGGTTTAAGGAGGTGACATGTTAA
- a CDS encoding response regulator transcription factor, which yields MATVVIADDHQIVSEGIARLVDLTHQVVGIGVDATELFQLVKQYQPDLIITDISMPGMQLNTTLSLLKRSSPNSKIVCLSMHDEPEIVKAAYEYGADGYVLKHQAGFELATTMKNVLAGERYIPDELKSIIEKKTDLTARQVDILKLLAQGFSAKKVALELNISSKTVEYHKYKMIEQLKLASASELIAWAHSRKII from the coding sequence ATGGCCACCGTTGTAATTGCAGATGATCACCAAATCGTCAGCGAAGGTATTGCCCGCCTAGTGGACTTAACCCATCAAGTGGTTGGAATTGGCGTTGACGCAACAGAGTTATTTCAGCTGGTTAAGCAGTATCAACCGGACTTAATCATTACTGATATTTCTATGCCAGGTATGCAACTTAACACTACACTTTCATTACTCAAGCGGTCCTCGCCAAACAGTAAAATTGTCTGCTTATCTATGCATGATGAACCAGAGATCGTTAAAGCTGCTTATGAATATGGTGCTGACGGCTATGTACTTAAACATCAAGCCGGTTTTGAGCTAGCAACTACGATGAAAAATGTACTCGCTGGAGAGCGCTACATACCCGATGAGTTGAAAAGCATTATTGAGAAAAAGACGGATTTGACCGCTAGGCAAGTTGATATTCTTAAATTGTTAGCTCAAGGCTTTTCAGCAAAGAAAGTTGCTTTGGAACTAAACATTTCTTCAAAAACGGTCGAATACCACAAATACAAAATGATTGAACAACTCAAACTGGCTAGTGCATCTGAACTTATCGCTTGGGCACACAGTCGTAAGATCATTTAA
- a CDS encoding VWA domain-containing protein — MLTFSYPLFGLLILLPLVMFLCPKHFTPHAALRFSHFDKLVEVTGSKPTSGAVVISPIWWQRLLITVTYLSLVIAATKPVWLGEPVSIEKSGREMMVAVDLSGSMEARDFVDPDGINVRRVDGVKLLLDDFLVQREGDRIGLIAFGDDAYLQAPFTDDFSIITQLLNEMDVRMAGAGTALGDAIGVAVNHFEHSDSANKVLILMTDGRDTTSNYPPIDAAHFAGEHDITIYPIAIGDATNVGEDGIDLEMLERIANYTGGQVFEALNGQDLVDVYKALNELEETLFDSYTIRPKVELYYWPLIVSLILNLLLLVMAALRRQSNKNKGDDNG; from the coding sequence ATGTTAACCTTCTCTTACCCTCTATTCGGTCTACTGATTTTGCTACCGTTAGTGATGTTTCTGTGCCCCAAACACTTCACTCCTCACGCCGCACTGCGTTTTAGCCACTTCGATAAGTTAGTTGAAGTCACAGGCTCTAAACCTACCTCTGGCGCTGTGGTGATTTCACCTATTTGGTGGCAACGTCTCCTTATTACAGTGACCTACCTAAGCCTAGTTATCGCTGCAACAAAACCTGTTTGGCTAGGTGAGCCCGTTTCAATAGAAAAAAGTGGTCGTGAAATGATGGTGGCGGTGGATCTGTCTGGCTCAATGGAAGCTCGTGACTTTGTCGATCCAGATGGCATCAATGTTCGCCGTGTTGATGGTGTAAAACTTCTGCTCGACGATTTTCTAGTTCAACGTGAAGGCGATCGAATCGGCCTTATCGCTTTTGGTGATGATGCGTATTTACAGGCCCCATTTACTGACGATTTCTCTATTATCACTCAGTTGCTCAATGAAATGGATGTTCGCATGGCAGGGGCAGGAACAGCACTCGGAGATGCCATTGGCGTTGCGGTTAATCACTTTGAACATTCAGACAGTGCCAATAAAGTTCTCATTCTTATGACTGATGGACGCGATACTACCAGCAATTATCCGCCCATTGACGCTGCGCATTTTGCTGGTGAACACGACATTACTATCTATCCCATTGCCATTGGTGACGCAACGAACGTTGGTGAAGATGGCATTGACTTGGAAATGTTAGAGCGTATTGCCAATTACACCGGTGGTCAGGTATTTGAAGCGCTCAATGGGCAAGATCTAGTTGATGTTTATAAAGCACTCAACGAGCTAGAAGAAACGCTTTTTGATAGCTACACCATTCGACCAAAAGTAGAGCTCTATTACTGGCCACTTATTGTCAGTTTAATTCTCAACCTGCTGTTGCTAGTTATGGCTGCATTGCGTAGGCAGAGCAACAAGAATAAAGGAGACGACAATGGCTGA
- a CDS encoding DUF58 domain-containing protein, with protein MTVDLRIYPTSERLAELTLLGRKISWQPPYKKLTPLTGKHRSQQRGRGLDFVELRHYYAGDDVRCIDWKVTQRTGQPYLRVYAEENDKNIALLIDLRTHMFFASNGHMKSVIACEAAAIAAGAACHHGDRVGAVILTDSEIVSLPFRRGEKALMALLSVIIEQSNKLPNWIVSKKAPNLEGALKHLVDLGLKESQCFIFSDFSDYDQQNSSVMIDRLARRNSLVGIRITDPLEEQFPNQNLVIGNESHQVELKKSDHSTRDRYEQYVQEQKHSLSEHFMRHRLALLDMSTQYDAWTQLLSLTKQ; from the coding sequence ATGACCGTCGACCTTCGTATCTATCCAACTTCTGAAAGGCTTGCTGAGCTGACGTTACTAGGTCGTAAGATCTCGTGGCAACCGCCTTATAAAAAGTTAACTCCTCTCACTGGTAAGCATCGCAGTCAACAACGTGGCAGAGGGTTGGATTTTGTCGAACTCCGTCACTACTACGCAGGTGATGATGTTCGTTGTATTGACTGGAAAGTAACTCAACGAACAGGTCAACCTTATTTGCGAGTTTACGCAGAAGAGAACGATAAAAATATCGCTCTGCTCATCGATCTTAGAACTCATATGTTTTTTGCTTCCAATGGGCACATGAAGTCTGTCATTGCTTGTGAAGCTGCCGCCATTGCCGCGGGCGCAGCTTGTCATCATGGCGATCGCGTAGGCGCTGTCATTCTCACCGATAGTGAAATAGTCTCGTTACCATTTCGACGTGGCGAAAAAGCGCTCATGGCGCTTTTATCTGTAATCATTGAGCAATCAAACAAACTCCCAAATTGGATAGTGTCTAAAAAAGCACCCAATTTAGAGGGCGCATTAAAGCACTTAGTCGATCTTGGATTAAAAGAGAGCCAGTGTTTTATTTTTAGTGACTTCAGCGACTACGACCAACAAAATTCTAGCGTGATGATTGATAGATTAGCTCGTCGAAATAGCCTAGTGGGTATCCGAATTACCGACCCGCTGGAAGAACAATTCCCGAACCAGAATCTAGTCATCGGTAATGAAAGCCATCAAGTCGAACTAAAGAAAAGCGATCACTCCACCAGAGATCGTTATGAGCAGTACGTCCAAGAGCAAAAACATTCACTTTCTGAGCACTTTATGCGTCATCGCTTGGCATTACTTGATATGTCCACGCAATACGATGCTTGGACACAATTACTTTCACTGACCAAACAATAG
- a CDS encoding GAF domain-containing sensor histidine kinase produces the protein MLSDSITSALISMSSRLLNSPTAQMEETIIEVLHECRMALKVDRISCVPIEQTIIRDWRFYEAAGEGVPRVKTQLPVSLVLEYRRHIQAGVVVSSDESPELLELASHLQDEKPLRHILVPISAMGKPWGLLACANFSEVESYSEEFVNAATVLGNMIASSIERVRHYEQLIKSRQDVVERNKRIIGERERERQNIARDLHDDFSQRLVSLGIELSLTSSISDETTRPAIMKCANELASITKDVQHLSRHLHPVVIERVGLNAAIESHAEQVAERSKLYLSMELDKNITINNDAALHVYRIVQEALSNVVKHANASAVNIRLKPFSSGLIELSIRDDGIGITQEQEYSQSPSLGIQSMIERGELIGGQLVIKRNDPKAGTTVTLSIKTSEI, from the coding sequence ATGCTCTCTGATTCAATCACTTCAGCATTAATTTCTATGTCTAGCCGCTTACTGAACTCTCCTACAGCACAAATGGAAGAGACCATCATAGAGGTTCTGCACGAATGTCGAATGGCTTTAAAAGTCGACCGTATTTCATGCGTGCCTATAGAACAAACCATAATACGTGACTGGCGATTTTATGAAGCCGCGGGAGAAGGCGTCCCTAGAGTCAAAACGCAACTGCCTGTATCCTTGGTGTTAGAATATCGTCGTCATATCCAGGCAGGTGTTGTTGTATCAAGTGATGAGTCGCCAGAACTGCTTGAACTTGCTAGCCACTTACAGGATGAAAAACCGCTTCGTCATATATTGGTTCCGATAAGTGCAATGGGGAAACCATGGGGCTTGTTAGCTTGCGCAAACTTCAGTGAGGTAGAAAGCTATTCAGAAGAGTTTGTAAACGCAGCTACTGTGCTGGGCAATATGATTGCATCCAGTATTGAGCGTGTGCGTCATTATGAGCAGTTGATAAAAAGTCGCCAAGACGTAGTGGAGAGAAATAAACGCATCATTGGTGAAAGAGAAAGAGAACGACAAAATATTGCGCGCGATCTGCATGATGACTTCAGCCAACGTCTCGTTTCTTTAGGAATTGAACTCAGCCTTACCTCTAGTATTAGCGATGAAACAACAAGGCCAGCAATAATGAAGTGTGCCAATGAACTAGCATCAATCACCAAGGATGTTCAACATTTATCTCGCCATCTTCATCCTGTGGTAATCGAAAGAGTGGGGCTCAATGCCGCCATTGAGTCTCATGCTGAACAAGTCGCTGAGCGTTCAAAGCTGTACCTGTCGATGGAGCTTGATAAAAATATCACAATCAATAATGACGCTGCATTGCATGTCTATCGTATTGTCCAAGAAGCGTTGTCCAACGTCGTAAAACATGCCAATGCCTCAGCCGTCAATATCAGGTTAAAGCCATTCAGTAGCGGCTTGATAGAATTATCCATTCGAGATGACGGAATTGGAATTACGCAAGAGCAAGAATACTCTCAGTCTCCCTCGCTAGGCATTCAATCCATGATTGAGCGAGGTGAATTAATCGGTGGTCAGTTAGTCATTAAACGCAATGATCCAAAAGCGGGGACTACTGTTACATTATCAATAAAAACAAGTGAGATATAA
- a CDS encoding VWA domain-containing protein, which translates to MAEFHFIRPWLLLLAIPLGVLFFTLKRKANSSEKQPIAAHLLPFLNIGENNARWFSPQHLLPLFLALMIFIVAGPTWQPEPNSHAKNQAPILFVVDLSRSMGESDIAPNRLENAKLKLSNLLEYKPDGVIGAYVYAGSAHMLIPPTEDREVLELYLSSLSTNLVPRQGKNLPAVLEQIAHQHTESNIPASIVVVTDSLDNSAVQAIERYDRDFRDQVIVWKFGYSETVDAPSGIRLIQNTPDNSDIKSITRWIDSFSYFDPTDEEIQWQEAGFYLVLPTLMFSLLWFRRGWSIRWVPSVLVGVVALSAFQPSPALAKASTDLATCDSLSMRLFLTPDQQGQWFYNQGNYACAAQAFIDPDWKIESLMRNQQWEWALTMLNNQPDSIEKRFKVALSYLHIDRFRSSERWFEQVLELEPQHPQALHNLALLQEIFDLMADRAQGQGTAGEDMTADVISTLEEDMGIEEPEDKIEVINSADLMAEEHLTKIWLEQVKSNPEVFLRNKFSIQLQQMAEPELHIEHFPQEVKQ; encoded by the coding sequence ATGGCTGAATTTCATTTCATTCGACCATGGTTACTATTGTTAGCTATTCCTTTAGGCGTTTTGTTCTTCACCCTTAAGCGAAAAGCTAACAGCAGTGAAAAGCAGCCTATCGCAGCTCACTTATTGCCATTTCTCAATATAGGAGAAAACAATGCACGTTGGTTTTCTCCTCAGCACTTGCTACCGCTCTTTCTTGCTTTGATGATCTTTATTGTTGCGGGGCCAACATGGCAGCCTGAACCCAATAGCCATGCAAAAAACCAAGCGCCGATTCTATTTGTGGTTGATTTATCACGCTCTATGGGGGAATCTGACATTGCACCTAATCGCCTTGAAAACGCTAAGCTGAAGCTATCTAACCTATTAGAATACAAACCTGATGGGGTAATTGGTGCGTATGTCTATGCAGGCAGCGCTCATATGCTCATTCCACCGACAGAAGACCGGGAAGTGCTTGAGCTGTATCTTTCTTCTTTATCAACAAACCTCGTTCCTAGACAAGGGAAAAACCTGCCTGCTGTCTTGGAGCAAATTGCCCATCAACACACAGAAAGCAATATTCCTGCAAGCATTGTCGTCGTTACCGACAGCCTCGATAACAGTGCAGTTCAAGCAATAGAGCGTTATGATCGTGATTTCCGTGATCAAGTGATCGTTTGGAAGTTTGGTTACAGCGAAACTGTCGATGCACCTTCGGGGATCCGCCTCATTCAAAATACTCCAGACAATAGCGACATTAAAAGCATTACCCGCTGGATCGACAGTTTCAGTTACTTCGACCCGACGGATGAAGAGATACAATGGCAAGAGGCCGGATTTTATCTCGTTTTACCTACACTAATGTTTAGTTTACTCTGGTTTCGCCGAGGCTGGAGTATCCGTTGGGTTCCTAGCGTATTGGTCGGCGTTGTTGCACTCAGTGCCTTTCAACCAAGCCCCGCTTTAGCAAAGGCATCAACGGATCTCGCTACCTGTGATTCATTGTCGATGAGGCTCTTCCTCACTCCAGATCAACAAGGGCAATGGTTTTATAATCAAGGCAATTATGCATGCGCGGCGCAAGCCTTTATCGATCCTGATTGGAAAATTGAATCCCTCATGCGCAATCAGCAGTGGGAATGGGCACTCACTATGCTCAACAATCAGCCAGACTCGATCGAAAAACGCTTCAAGGTGGCTCTGAGCTATTTGCATATTGACCGCTTTCGTTCATCAGAGCGTTGGTTCGAACAAGTGCTGGAATTAGAACCACAGCACCCGCAAGCTTTGCACAACCTAGCTCTACTTCAAGAGATTTTCGACCTCATGGCTGATCGTGCGCAAGGCCAAGGCACTGCAGGAGAAGACATGACTGCCGATGTTATTTCCACCCTAGAAGAAGATATGGGAATTGAAGAACCTGAAGACAAAATTGAGGTCATCAATAGTGCAGATTTAATGGCAGAAGAGCATTTAACCAAAATTTGGCTGGAGCAAGTTAAATCCAACCCTGAAGTGTTCCTTCGCAATAAGTTCTCCATCCAACTTCAGCAAATGGCCGAACCAGAGCTGCACATCGAACACTTTCCACAGGAGGTGAAACAATGA